From Halotia branconii CENA392, the proteins below share one genomic window:
- the psbA gene encoding photosystem II q(b) protein, giving the protein MTTTLQQRSSANVWERFCEWITSTENRIYIGWFGVLMIPTLLAATTCFIIAFIAAPPVDIDGIREPVAGSLIYGNNIISGAVVPSSNAIGLHFYPIWEAASLDEWLYNGGPYQLVIFHFLIGCACYLGRQWELSYRLGMRPWICVAYSAPLASATAVFLIYPLGQGSFSDGMPLGISGTFNFMIVFQAEHNILMHPFHMLGVAGVFGGSLFSAMHGSLVTSSLVRETTETESQNYGYKFGQEEETYNIVAAHGYFGRLIFQYASFNNSRSLHFFLAAWPVVGIWFTALGISTMAFNLNGFNFNQSVIDSQGRVIATWADVINRANLGMEVMHERNAHNFPLDLAAGDVAPVALTAPAING; this is encoded by the coding sequence ATGACTACAACCTTACAACAGCGCTCCAGCGCCAATGTATGGGAACGGTTCTGCGAGTGGATCACCAGCACCGAAAACCGGATTTACATCGGTTGGTTCGGCGTATTGATGATTCCTACCTTGCTAGCCGCTACCACCTGCTTCATCATCGCCTTCATCGCTGCACCTCCAGTAGACATCGATGGTATCCGCGAACCAGTAGCAGGTTCCTTGATTTACGGCAACAACATCATCTCCGGTGCAGTTGTGCCTTCTTCTAACGCTATCGGTTTACACTTCTACCCCATCTGGGAAGCAGCTTCCTTAGATGAGTGGTTGTACAACGGTGGTCCTTACCAACTGGTAATTTTCCACTTCCTAATCGGTTGCGCTTGCTACCTAGGTCGTCAGTGGGAATTGTCCTACCGCTTGGGAATGCGTCCTTGGATCTGTGTAGCTTACTCTGCGCCATTGGCATCAGCTACCGCAGTATTCTTGATCTACCCCTTAGGACAAGGTTCATTCTCTGACGGTATGCCCTTGGGTATCTCCGGAACCTTCAACTTCATGATCGTGTTCCAAGCAGAACACAATATCTTGATGCACCCCTTCCACATGTTAGGTGTGGCTGGTGTATTCGGCGGAAGCTTGTTCAGTGCAATGCACGGAAGTTTGGTAACTTCTTCCTTGGTGCGTGAAACCACCGAAACCGAATCACAAAACTACGGTTACAAGTTCGGTCAAGAAGAAGAAACCTACAACATCGTAGCTGCTCACGGTTACTTCGGTCGTTTAATCTTCCAATACGCATCTTTCAACAACAGCCGTTCACTGCACTTCTTCTTGGCAGCATGGCCAGTGGTAGGCATTTGGTTCACCGCATTGGGCATCAGCACAATGGCGTTCAACCTCAACGGTTTCAACTTCAATCAGTCTGTGATTGATTCTCAAGGTCGCGTTATCGCTACCTGGGCTGATGTGATCAACCGCGCTAACTTGGGTATGGAAGTGATGCACGAGCGCAATGCTCACAACTTCCCCTTAGACTTGGCTGCTGG
- a CDS encoding MBOAT family O-acyltransferase — MNFISITYGLFLLSVLVIYWSLDRQRLRLWTLLIASLVFYASLSVQYIPLLLALTFINFRLGREIGNNTSPGEHSLDWQISNEEWQFAQADWNRRRLKLLWLGIVLNVLLLLIFKYLPAILKLFFHLQINSPEGSLKFIAPLGISFFTFECIAYLIDVYRGAPAAEQFIKFATYKLFFAKLISGPITRYHNLVTQFNTRHLPTSDKIAEAMWLIARGAVKKGILADHLGIFVDLCFGNLQRAGSTDLWLATFAYGLQLYLDFSGYVDIARGSALLFGLVLPENFDFPYFSTSIAEFWRRWHMTLGDWLRNYVYFPLGGSRQGLTRTCWNLFVVMLIAGIWHGSAWGFVVWGAYHGLALGVHRLTDAMSDRYEKLAHFWQNPLGIVVAWFLTQLMVFTSWIWFRLPNLQDSSLVIQHLWGHAADAQFAQKVYIEALNMSQYQLTEMLFILAAVMGILYAFNGKLKLELNWPLKLVFVPLCLYAVWLLAPEGSLPYIYFDF; from the coding sequence ATGAACTTTATATCAATTACTTACGGACTATTCTTACTAAGTGTACTAGTAATTTATTGGTCTTTAGATCGTCAGCGTTTGCGGTTATGGACTTTGCTAATTGCTAGCCTTGTTTTCTATGCATCTTTGAGCGTTCAATACATACCCTTACTATTAGCACTAACTTTTATTAACTTTCGCTTAGGACGAGAAATTGGTAACAACACTTCACCAGGAGAACATTCTCTTGATTGGCAAATTTCTAATGAAGAGTGGCAATTTGCTCAAGCAGACTGGAATCGTCGCCGTCTAAAACTTCTATGGTTGGGTATAGTTTTAAATGTTTTACTATTACTAATTTTTAAATATCTTCCTGCTATATTAAAGTTGTTTTTTCATTTGCAAATCAACTCACCAGAAGGCTCTTTAAAATTTATTGCACCTTTAGGAATCTCATTTTTCACTTTTGAGTGCATTGCTTATTTAATAGATGTTTATCGTGGTGCGCCTGCTGCTGAACAATTTATCAAATTTGCCACCTATAAATTATTCTTTGCCAAACTGATTTCAGGTCCTATAACTCGCTACCACAATTTAGTAACTCAATTTAACACAAGGCACTTGCCCACATCTGACAAAATAGCTGAGGCAATGTGGTTAATTGCTAGGGGTGCAGTTAAAAAAGGTATACTTGCAGATCATTTAGGGATTTTTGTCGATTTATGTTTTGGTAATTTGCAAAGGGCGGGTAGTACGGATCTTTGGTTAGCTACATTTGCTTATGGTTTGCAGTTGTATTTAGATTTTAGTGGTTATGTAGACATTGCCCGTGGTAGTGCTTTGCTTTTTGGCTTAGTTTTACCTGAGAATTTTGACTTTCCCTACTTCAGCACCAGCATTGCCGAATTTTGGCGGCGTTGGCACATGACTTTAGGAGATTGGCTACGTAACTATGTCTATTTTCCTTTAGGTGGTTCTCGTCAAGGCTTGACTCGCACTTGCTGGAATTTATTTGTTGTGATGTTAATAGCTGGTATCTGGCACGGTTCCGCTTGGGGTTTTGTGGTTTGGGGTGCGTACCACGGATTAGCTTTAGGAGTGCATCGATTAACAGATGCAATGAGCGATCGCTATGAAAAACTAGCACATTTCTGGCAAAATCCTTTAGGGATAGTTGTAGCTTGGTTTTTAACTCAATTAATGGTTTTTACATCTTGGATTTGGTTTCGTCTACCCAACCTCCAAGACTCTTCTTTAGTAATTCAACACCTTTGGGGTCATGCTGCCGATGCCCAATTTGCTCAAAAGGTTTATATAGAAGCCCTGAACATGAGCCAATACCAACTGACTGAAATGCTGTTTATATTAGCTGCCGTAATGGGTATACTTTATGCTTTCAATGGAAAGTTGAAGTTAGAGTTAAACTGGCCTCTCAAGCTTGTTTTCGTACCTTTGTGCCTCTACGCTGTTTGGTTATTAGCTCCTGAAGGCAGCTTACCTTATATATACTTTGATTTTTAA